A region of Streptomyces halobius DNA encodes the following proteins:
- a CDS encoding metallophosphoesterase, with the protein MCDDELIPPRADMTEEQWVRDHSETAAGGPPMRTTGRVPRFVNRRTLLGGAVAGAALAALPWGAEVPASAGAAPRPGAPDAFPFPQHPNGNGEFSVLITGDAGTGDEAQYAVAAAARDVCRAEQVGLAVGLGDNIYENGPESDDDSEFQDKFEKPNTGIDVPWLMVLGNHDCSGLIPGSGGDPSRGDREVAYAKTSRRWYMPSRYYSVPLPAADPLVEFFAIDSIPWSSYVAQVDPYYQWDGPYMREQRSWLDGALKASRARWKIVISHHPYLNNGKHGSAGSYDGFEVGHYTSGVHLKEMYEQVVCGRADLILSGHDHTLQVLEPTARTGGTRQVVCGASAKTGDGKAHFSHPAAWQNLSDNGFMVLKVAGARLTIAAYTVDVATRKATLAHRTRHTTPVAAGDRAGAHV; encoded by the coding sequence ATGTGTGATGACGAACTGATCCCGCCGCGGGCGGACATGACCGAGGAACAGTGGGTGCGGGACCACTCGGAGACGGCGGCCGGGGGCCCGCCGATGCGCACCACGGGGCGGGTACCGCGGTTTGTGAACCGGCGGACGCTGCTGGGCGGCGCGGTGGCCGGGGCGGCGCTGGCGGCCCTGCCGTGGGGCGCGGAGGTGCCCGCCTCGGCCGGCGCGGCCCCCCGTCCGGGCGCGCCCGATGCCTTCCCCTTTCCCCAGCACCCCAACGGGAACGGCGAGTTCAGCGTCTTGATCACGGGTGACGCGGGGACCGGCGACGAGGCGCAGTACGCGGTGGCGGCCGCCGCGCGGGATGTCTGCCGGGCCGAGCAGGTGGGTCTCGCGGTCGGCCTGGGCGACAACATCTACGAGAACGGCCCTGAGTCCGACGATGACTCGGAATTCCAGGACAAATTCGAGAAGCCGAACACCGGGATCGATGTGCCGTGGCTGATGGTCCTGGGCAATCACGACTGCTCGGGGCTGATACCCGGCAGCGGCGGCGACCCGTCCCGCGGTGACCGCGAGGTCGCCTATGCAAAGACCTCCCGGCGCTGGTACATGCCGAGCCGCTACTACAGCGTGCCGCTGCCGGCCGCCGATCCGCTGGTGGAGTTCTTCGCGATCGACAGCATTCCGTGGTCCTCGTACGTCGCCCAGGTCGACCCGTACTACCAGTGGGACGGCCCGTACATGCGGGAGCAACGGAGCTGGCTGGACGGTGCGCTGAAGGCGTCGCGGGCGCGCTGGAAGATCGTCATCAGCCATCATCCGTATCTCAACAACGGCAAGCACGGCAGCGCCGGTTCCTACGACGGTTTCGAGGTCGGGCACTACACCAGCGGCGTGCACCTCAAGGAGATGTACGAGCAGGTGGTGTGCGGGCGGGCGGACCTGATTCTGTCCGGTCACGACCACACCCTGCAGGTGCTGGAGCCGACGGCGCGTACCGGCGGCACGCGGCAGGTGGTGTGCGGGGCGTCGGCGAAGACGGGGGACGGCAAGGCGCACTTCTCTCATCCGGCGGCCTGGCAGAACCTCTCCGACAACGGGTTCATGGTGCTGAAGGTGGCCGGCGCGCGACTGACCATCGCCGCGTACACGGTCGATGTCGCGACGCGGAAGGCGACCTTGGCACACCGGACGCGGCATACGACGCCGGTCGCGGCCGGGGACCGTGCGGGGGCGCATGTCTGA
- a CDS encoding LysM peptidoglycan-binding domain-containing protein: MTFPKVSESNVRSEFPVRGVRSVTAATVLLAVGALSLAAEGSAEAVSGGTWDRLAGCESGGRWHIDTGNGFSGGLQFAHRTWRSFGGGVYGTRASRATREQQIRVGERVLARQGWGAWPACAARLGLHSGSMPRTATPRRTTPRVTTPSRRTTPRVQRPHIQEKRYKPRPHRKTGDSVVVNTGDTVSGIASAFGWRWQELYRLNRGVIGPNPDLIFPGMRLTVRHPGGN, from the coding sequence ATGACATTTCCGAAGGTGTCGGAATCGAATGTCCGCAGTGAATTCCCGGTCCGGGGGGTCCGCAGCGTCACCGCGGCGACCGTCCTGCTGGCGGTCGGTGCGCTGAGCCTGGCGGCCGAGGGATCGGCCGAAGCCGTGAGCGGCGGGACATGGGACCGCCTGGCCGGCTGCGAGAGCGGCGGGCGCTGGCACATCGACACAGGAAACGGTTTCTCGGGCGGGCTGCAGTTCGCCCACCGCACCTGGCGCTCCTTCGGCGGCGGTGTCTACGGGACACGTGCGTCGCGGGCGACCAGGGAGCAGCAGATCCGGGTCGGCGAACGGGTGCTGGCCCGGCAGGGATGGGGCGCCTGGCCCGCCTGCGCGGCCCGGCTCGGCCTCCACTCGGGCAGCATGCCGCGCACCGCCACCCCGCGGCGGACCACCCCGCGTGTCACCACACCGTCCCGCCGGACCACCCCACGGGTCCAGCGTCCGCACATTCAGGAAAAGCGCTACAAGCCGCGGCCGCACCGGAAAACCGGTGACTCCGTCGTCGTCAACACCGGCGACACGGTGAGCGGCATCGCGAGCGCATTCGGCTGGCGCTGGCAGGAACTGTACCGGCTGAACCGTGGGGTGATCGGCCCGAATCCGGACCTCATTTTCCCCGGCATGCGACTGACCGTACGGCACCCCGGCGGCAACTGA
- a CDS encoding acyl-CoA dehydrogenase family protein, with translation MTVTHEVVNQAPPLTGFSTADEPALLEALRREGAEWGEREVSELGALAGSATVQDQARWAEEQPPRLHTHDRFGHRVDEVAFHPAWHSLMTVAVEQGLHAAPWADSRPGAHLVRAAKFYAWSQAEPGHGCPISMTYAAVPALRAAPDLAAQYEPLLTARTYDFGLRAPLTKSGLIAGMSMTEKQGGSDVRANTTRAVPAGDGTYRITGHKWFTSAPMSDVFLALAQTEEGLTCFLLPRVLPDGTRNGLHLMRLKDKLGNRSNASSEIEYDGAVAWPVGEPGRGVRTIVEMVNMTRLDCVLGSAAGMRAGLRQALHHTAHRRAFGRELDRQPLMRSVLADLAIESEAATLLGMRLAAAVDRSQAGDAEEAALRRLGLAVGKYWVCKRGSTHAAEALECLGGNGYVEESGMPRLYREAPLLSIWEGSGNVAALDLLRALGKEPASLDTFFAEVTAAAGADRRLDAAVDGVRKMLGGLADPEQAQLMARSLAERMALVLQGALLVRYSHPAVADAFCASRLGGEWGHAFGTLPTGVDLTSVLERARPKSTDAGGA, from the coding sequence ATGACCGTTACCCATGAAGTCGTGAATCAGGCCCCGCCGCTGACCGGATTCAGCACCGCGGACGAGCCGGCTCTGCTGGAGGCACTGCGCCGGGAAGGCGCCGAGTGGGGCGAGCGGGAGGTATCCGAGCTGGGCGCGCTGGCCGGCTCGGCGACGGTGCAGGACCAAGCCCGCTGGGCGGAAGAGCAGCCGCCCCGGCTGCACACTCATGACCGTTTCGGGCACCGCGTCGACGAGGTCGCATTCCATCCGGCCTGGCACTCGCTGATGACCGTCGCGGTGGAGCAGGGCCTGCACGCCGCGCCCTGGGCCGACAGCCGACCCGGCGCGCATCTCGTCCGCGCCGCCAAGTTCTACGCCTGGTCGCAGGCCGAGCCGGGCCACGGCTGTCCCATCTCGATGACCTACGCCGCCGTCCCGGCGCTCCGCGCCGCACCGGACCTGGCCGCACAGTACGAGCCGCTGCTCACCGCCCGTACGTACGACTTCGGGCTGCGCGCACCGCTGACCAAGTCCGGTCTGATCGCGGGCATGTCGATGACGGAGAAGCAGGGCGGCAGCGACGTACGGGCCAACACCACGCGCGCGGTGCCGGCAGGCGACGGGACGTACCGGATCACCGGCCACAAGTGGTTCACCTCGGCGCCGATGAGCGATGTGTTCCTGGCGCTGGCGCAGACCGAGGAGGGGCTGACCTGCTTCCTGCTGCCGCGCGTACTGCCGGACGGTACGCGTAACGGCCTGCACCTGATGCGCCTCAAGGACAAGCTCGGCAACCGTTCCAACGCCTCCTCCGAGATCGAGTACGACGGGGCGGTGGCCTGGCCGGTCGGCGAGCCGGGCCGCGGGGTGCGGACCATCGTCGAGATGGTGAACATGACCCGGCTGGACTGTGTGCTCGGCTCGGCGGCCGGGATGCGGGCGGGGCTGCGGCAGGCGCTGCATCACACCGCGCACCGGCGGGCCTTCGGGCGGGAGCTGGACCGGCAGCCGCTGATGCGCTCGGTGCTCGCCGATCTCGCGATCGAGTCCGAGGCGGCGACGCTGCTGGGGATGCGGCTGGCGGCGGCGGTGGACCGGTCGCAGGCCGGGGACGCCGAGGAGGCGGCACTGCGGCGGCTGGGGCTGGCGGTCGGCAAGTACTGGGTGTGCAAGCGGGGCAGTACGCATGCGGCGGAGGCTCTGGAGTGCCTGGGCGGCAACGGCTATGTCGAGGAGTCGGGCATGCCGCGGCTCTACCGGGAGGCGCCCCTGCTGTCCATCTGGGAGGGCTCGGGGAATGTCGCCGCGCTCGACCTGCTGCGGGCGCTGGGCAAAGAGCCTGCCTCTCTGGACACGTTCTTCGCCGAGGTGACGGCCGCCGCGGGCGCGGACCGGCGCCTGGACGCGGCGGTGGACGGGGTCCGCAAGATGCTGGGCGGGCTGGCCGATCCGGAGCAGGCGCAGCTGATGGCACGGTCGCTGGCGGAGCGGATGGCGCTGGTGCTTCAGGGGGCGCTGCTGGTGCGGTACAGCCATCCGGCGGTCGCCGACGCGTTCTGCGCCTCGCGGCTGGGCGGGGAGTGGGGCCATGCCTTCGGCACGCTGCCCACGGGCGTCGATCTGACGTCGGTCCTGGAACGTGCCCGGCCGAAGTCGACGGATGCGGGCGGGGCCTGA
- a CDS encoding crotonase/enoyl-CoA hydratase family protein codes for MSVRVERAGPVTTVVLSRPAVRNAVDGATAAQLADAFRGFDADDGASVAVLWGEGGTFCAGADLKAAGTERGNRVAPDGDGPMGPTRMRLGKPVIAAVAGHAVAGGLELALWCDLRVVEESSVFGVFCRRWGVPLIDGGTVRLPRLIGTGRAMDLILTGRPVTAPEALDIGLANRVVPDGTARAEAERLAAEIARFPQACLRSDRASVLAQEGREQRAAMADELRYGGGSLAEGLEGAARFAAGAGRHGV; via the coding sequence ATGTCCGTACGGGTGGAGCGTGCGGGGCCGGTGACGACGGTGGTGCTGTCCCGGCCTGCGGTCCGTAATGCCGTGGACGGTGCGACCGCTGCTCAACTTGCCGATGCATTCCGTGGATTCGATGCGGATGACGGCGCGAGCGTCGCGGTGCTGTGGGGCGAGGGCGGGACGTTCTGCGCGGGGGCCGATCTCAAGGCGGCCGGCACGGAGCGCGGCAACCGCGTCGCACCGGACGGGGACGGGCCGATGGGGCCGACCCGGATGCGGCTGGGCAAGCCGGTGATCGCGGCGGTCGCCGGCCATGCGGTCGCCGGCGGACTGGAGCTGGCGCTCTGGTGCGATCTGCGGGTCGTGGAGGAGAGCTCGGTCTTCGGTGTGTTCTGCCGTCGGTGGGGAGTGCCGCTGATCGACGGCGGTACGGTGCGGCTGCCCCGGCTGATCGGCACGGGCCGGGCGATGGACCTGATCCTGACGGGGCGCCCGGTGACGGCTCCGGAGGCACTGGACATCGGGCTGGCCAACCGCGTGGTGCCGGACGGGACGGCGCGCGCGGAGGCGGAGCGGCTGGCGGCGGAGATCGCCCGCTTCCCGCAGGCGTGTCTGCGCAGCGACCGCGCGTCCGTGCTGGCCCAGGAGGGAAGGGAACAGCGGGCCGCGATGGCTGATGAACTCCGGTATGGGGGAGGGTCGTTGGCGGAGGGGCTGGAGGGGGCGGCCCGGTTCGCGGCTGGGGCGGGGCGGCACGGGGTGTAG
- a CDS encoding PaaX family transcriptional regulator C-terminal domain-containing protein, producing the protein MNDDTLALRPLTARSIVLSTLLGHHPPQLSARALVRIGELFGIAEGAVRVALSRMVAAGDLQQREGAYGLTDRLLERQFRQDESRSPRTRRWNGDWEIAVVTAERRPAGERTALRQAMAALRLAELREGSWLRPANLDRTRPAVVTEQCTLLTGTPDGDPAALAGRLWDLDGWSARARALMAALDRAGTPAERFTVSAAVLRHLLTDPLLPRLLLPRSWPGAELRLRYDAFEDELRNLLRQYVAPTSAG; encoded by the coding sequence ATGAACGACGACACCCTTGCGCTGCGGCCGCTCACAGCCCGTTCCATCGTGCTGAGCACTCTTCTCGGGCACCATCCACCGCAGTTGTCCGCACGCGCCCTGGTACGCATCGGCGAACTCTTCGGCATTGCCGAAGGCGCCGTCCGCGTCGCACTCTCCCGGATGGTGGCGGCGGGCGACCTCCAGCAGCGCGAAGGGGCCTACGGACTTACCGACCGGCTGCTGGAGCGGCAATTCCGGCAGGACGAGAGCCGGTCACCCAGGACCCGCCGCTGGAACGGTGACTGGGAAATCGCCGTGGTCACCGCCGAACGCCGGCCGGCCGGCGAACGCACCGCGCTGCGGCAGGCCATGGCCGCCCTGCGACTGGCCGAACTCCGTGAGGGCAGCTGGCTGCGCCCCGCAAACCTGGACCGGACCCGCCCGGCCGTCGTCACCGAACAGTGCACCCTCCTCACCGGCACCCCGGACGGCGATCCGGCCGCGCTCGCCGGTCGGCTGTGGGACCTGGACGGCTGGTCGGCGCGGGCCCGCGCCCTGATGGCCGCGCTGGACCGGGCCGGTACGCCCGCCGAACGCTTCACGGTCTCGGCGGCCGTGCTCCGTCACCTCCTCACCGACCCACTGCTCCCGCGGCTGCTGCTGCCACGGAGCTGGCCGGGTGCCGAACTCCGGCTCCGCTACGACGCATTCGAGGACGAACTGCGCAATCTGCTACGGCAGTATGTGGCGCCCACCAGCGCGGGGTGA
- a CDS encoding GNAT family N-acetyltransferase has translation MEIRSATDEDLDVFVDTVHTAFGRFPETPIEGGGLWWSALEMDRCLLAVTADGRTVGTAAAHSFELTLPGETLVPAAGVTAVGVLPSHRRQGVLSAMMRHQLAELRARGEFLSVLLASEAPIYGRFGYGPATYTARLTVPRHQAALAVPRARGVADAPATGSDNDSVEVLRRAECGEILEAVYDRYRRAQPGALSRPHRWWALRAGQPPISPAPRYVAVHRDADGVPDGYASYSIGEPGTVTVDETIATDDAVFTALARFVLGHDLVSQVVFQHVPPEHPLRWQFADFRAGEVSGDTDWLWVRLLDVPRALTARGWFMDGELVLDVEDPFLGEHGRYLLTVQDSKADCVPTDRAPDLSLDVSDLGSVYLGGTAPSTLVRAGHIRAHRPGAATLADALLRGERSPHCLHWF, from the coding sequence ATGGAGATTCGTTCCGCGACCGATGAGGACCTTGACGTCTTCGTCGACACAGTCCATACCGCGTTCGGGCGCTTCCCGGAAACCCCGATCGAGGGCGGCGGGCTCTGGTGGTCGGCGCTCGAAATGGACCGCTGCCTGCTCGCCGTGACGGCCGACGGGCGGACCGTCGGCACCGCCGCCGCGCACTCCTTCGAGCTCACCCTGCCCGGTGAGACCCTCGTCCCGGCCGCCGGGGTGACCGCCGTCGGCGTCCTGCCCTCGCACCGGCGCCAGGGCGTGCTCAGCGCGATGATGCGGCATCAGCTCGCCGAGTTGCGGGCCCGCGGGGAGTTCCTCTCCGTGCTGCTGGCCTCTGAGGCCCCGATCTACGGAAGGTTCGGCTACGGACCGGCGACCTACACGGCGCGGCTGACGGTGCCGCGCCACCAGGCCGCCCTCGCCGTTCCCCGGGCGCGCGGAGTGGCCGACGCACCAGCGACCGGCTCGGACAACGACTCGGTCGAGGTGCTGCGTCGTGCCGAGTGCGGAGAGATTCTGGAAGCGGTCTACGACCGGTATCGCCGCGCCCAGCCCGGCGCGCTGTCCCGGCCGCACCGCTGGTGGGCCTTGCGCGCGGGGCAGCCCCCGATCTCGCCGGCGCCGCGCTACGTCGCCGTTCACCGTGACGCCGACGGCGTCCCGGACGGGTACGCCAGCTACTCGATCGGCGAGCCCGGGACCGTGACGGTCGACGAGACCATCGCCACCGACGACGCCGTCTTCACGGCCCTGGCCCGGTTCGTACTCGGACACGACCTGGTCTCTCAGGTCGTGTTCCAGCACGTCCCGCCCGAGCACCCGCTGCGCTGGCAGTTCGCGGACTTCCGCGCCGGCGAGGTGAGCGGCGACACCGACTGGCTCTGGGTGCGGCTGCTGGACGTCCCGCGTGCTCTGACCGCGCGCGGCTGGTTCATGGACGGCGAGCTCGTGCTCGACGTCGAGGACCCGTTCCTCGGCGAGCACGGCCGTTACCTGCTGACCGTTCAGGACAGCAAGGCAGACTGCGTCCCGACGGACCGGGCGCCCGACCTGTCCCTGGACGTGAGCGACCTGGGCTCGGTCTACCTCGGCGGCACCGCCCCGAGCACGCTCGTGCGTGCCGGACACATCCGGGCCCACCGCCCGGGCGCGGCCACCCTCGCTGACGCCCTCCTCCGCGGCGAGCGCTCCCCGCACTGCCTGCACTGGTTCTGA
- a CDS encoding SpoIIE family protein phosphatase, with translation MTRQTGPPDHDGYDPRAHLQPRRVEESAPGVSHHEPLGLRERLSLNRMGTFDWDLDTGYMTLDPGALAVFDLRPEEYDGAPMSLISRVPGEEGLRLDAALSQALQDGSSSYGAYFRVRRRDGTMRWTHSQGRILHDDGGLPYRVIGIVREASSELADSALLRSVRQERQRQTVMVQQITAALARALSVEDVTRVLTGTGGARRFGADGLVLGLVEGGRFEVIAATGLEGEVPEELMSSRLDDTLPLSDAASSRRPSFLGTRGELIARYPRLRHYSRALPAGSSAFLPLIAQDTVIGALGLFNAEPSVPSTEAKNLALALAGVVAQSVQRATLFDQEREFATGLQETMLPRRVPAITGGEVAVRYHPASVGRDVGGDWYDVVPLPQGRTGLVVGDVQGHDTHAAAVMGQLRIALRAYASEGHTPETVLVRASRFLAELETERFATCTYVQADLESGALHVARAGHLGPMVSDGSGHIDWPRIRGGLPLGLATAFGHDHFPETQLFLEPGSTLLLCTDGLVEQPGRDISAGIDALSAAVREGPPELDALADRLSGQLWAAPGSEDDMALLLLHRLPQRGAAVTPRLRLHVHQADPAGAAEVRSALRRTLDQWRAGEVAHNIEVAASELIANALTHTESGALVTVELLPGNLRRIRLEVEDRSSQWPRRRSPGETATSGRGLLLVDALADRWGAEPRGSGKALWCEFTVARSRGRT, from the coding sequence GTGACCAGGCAGACCGGACCGCCGGATCACGACGGCTACGACCCCCGCGCCCATCTGCAGCCCCGCCGGGTCGAGGAGTCCGCGCCCGGCGTGTCGCACCATGAGCCCCTCGGCCTGCGCGAACGGCTCTCGCTCAACCGGATGGGCACCTTCGACTGGGATCTGGACACCGGGTACATGACCCTGGACCCCGGCGCGCTGGCGGTGTTCGATCTGCGCCCGGAGGAGTACGACGGTGCGCCGATGTCCCTGATCTCCCGGGTGCCGGGGGAGGAAGGGCTGCGGCTGGACGCGGCGCTCTCCCAGGCGCTGCAGGACGGCAGCTCGTCCTACGGTGCGTACTTCCGTGTCCGGCGCCGTGACGGGACCATGCGCTGGACGCACTCCCAGGGCCGGATCCTGCATGACGACGGCGGGCTGCCGTACCGGGTCATCGGCATCGTCCGGGAGGCGTCCAGCGAGCTGGCGGACTCCGCGCTGCTGCGCTCGGTCCGGCAGGAGCGGCAGCGGCAGACGGTGATGGTGCAGCAGATCACGGCCGCGCTGGCCCGCGCGCTGTCCGTCGAGGATGTGACCCGGGTGCTCACCGGGACCGGCGGCGCCCGGCGGTTCGGCGCGGACGGGCTGGTCCTGGGACTGGTCGAGGGCGGACGGTTCGAGGTCATCGCGGCCACCGGGCTGGAGGGCGAGGTGCCCGAGGAGCTGATGAGCTCCCGGCTGGACGACACTCTGCCGCTGTCGGACGCGGCGAGCTCGCGGCGGCCCTCCTTCCTGGGCACCCGGGGCGAGCTGATCGCCCGCTATCCGCGGCTGCGCCACTACAGTCGGGCGCTCCCGGCGGGCAGCTCCGCCTTTCTGCCGCTGATCGCGCAGGACACCGTCATCGGGGCGCTGGGGCTGTTCAACGCCGAGCCGTCGGTGCCGTCGACGGAGGCGAAGAACCTGGCGCTGGCGCTGGCCGGTGTCGTCGCGCAGTCGGTGCAGCGGGCCACCCTCTTCGACCAGGAGCGGGAGTTCGCGACGGGGCTGCAGGAGACGATGCTGCCGCGTCGGGTCCCGGCCATCACCGGCGGTGAGGTCGCCGTCCGCTACCACCCGGCGAGCGTCGGACGGGACGTCGGCGGCGACTGGTACGACGTGGTCCCGCTGCCTCAGGGGCGCACCGGGCTCGTGGTGGGCGATGTGCAGGGCCATGACACTCATGCGGCCGCCGTCATGGGCCAGTTGCGGATCGCCCTGCGCGCGTACGCCAGCGAGGGGCACACTCCGGAGACGGTGCTGGTGCGGGCCTCCCGCTTCCTGGCGGAGCTGGAGACCGAACGGTTCGCGACCTGTACGTATGTGCAGGCCGATCTGGAGTCGGGCGCACTGCACGTGGCACGGGCCGGCCATCTCGGTCCGATGGTCAGCGACGGGTCCGGGCACATCGACTGGCCCCGGATCCGCGGCGGGCTGCCGCTGGGCCTGGCCACGGCCTTCGGCCACGACCACTTCCCGGAGACGCAGCTGTTCCTCGAACCGGGGTCGACGCTGCTGCTGTGCACCGACGGCCTGGTGGAGCAGCCCGGACGGGACATCTCCGCGGGCATCGACGCGCTGTCCGCGGCGGTCCGGGAGGGGCCCCCGGAGCTGGACGCGCTCGCCGACCGGCTCTCGGGCCAGCTGTGGGCGGCGCCCGGCTCGGAGGACGACATGGCGCTTCTGCTGCTGCACCGGCTGCCGCAGCGCGGTGCCGCCGTCACGCCCCGGCTGCGGCTGCACGTCCACCAGGCCGACCCGGCGGGGGCCGCGGAGGTCCGCTCGGCGCTGCGCCGCACCCTGGACCAGTGGCGGGCGGGCGAGGTCGCGCACAACATCGAGGTCGCCGCGTCCGAGCTGATCGCCAACGCGCTGACGCACACCGAGAGCGGCGCCCTGGTCACCGTGGAGCTGCTGCCCGGCAACCTGCGGCGGATCCGGCTGGAGGTCGAGGACCGCTCCAGCCAGTGGCCCCGGCGCCGCAGCCCCGGCGAGACCGCCACGTCCGGTCGGGGCCTGCTCCTGGTGGACGCCCTCGCGGACCGCTGGGGCGCGGAGCCGCGGGGGTCGGGGAAGGCGCTGTGGTGCGAGTTCACGGTGGCGCGGTCGCGGGGCCGGACGTGA
- a CDS encoding lactonase family protein — translation MTSSAGRGRGTGVSRTGVSRRRFVGGVAAGLTAAAGTALFTAGDPPSAQAGHHPERQPRPPRTARPLFLGTYTSEEGGGTGIGLGSYHPATGRITATGTVAGVADPSYLALAPSGRTLYAVNEQEQGTVTALALPPDGAPPTVLGSRPTGGAGPCHLSVHPSGRWLLSANYLSGSVAVHPIDQDSGALGEPTDLVVHSSPPPGPGQDGPHAHQVITSPDGGHLLAVDLGNDTVYTYRLDASAGKLTRVSYATLRPGAGPRHLTFHPSGAFAYLANEVDNTLVVCGYAPGSGRLTPGEPQPTGTGDGTSYPAQVLVTRDGGFAYLANRGHNSLTRYAVEAGGARLRLLDTVPVGGDFPRQIAFSPDERLLFAANQKSGAVTVFSVNAGTGALERVGESFAAPMPVCVLPM, via the coding sequence ATGACGTCGTCGGCAGGGCGCGGGCGCGGGACAGGTGTCAGCCGGACGGGTGTGAGCCGTCGCCGCTTCGTCGGTGGGGTCGCGGCCGGTCTGACGGCGGCGGCCGGCACCGCGCTGTTCACCGCCGGGGACCCGCCCTCCGCGCAGGCCGGGCACCACCCCGAGCGCCAACCCCGCCCCCCGCGCACCGCCCGGCCACTGTTCCTCGGGACGTACACCTCCGAAGAGGGCGGCGGCACCGGCATCGGCCTCGGCAGCTACCACCCCGCGACCGGCCGGATCACCGCCACCGGCACCGTGGCGGGTGTCGCCGATCCCTCCTACCTGGCCCTCGCCCCGTCCGGCCGTACGCTCTACGCGGTCAACGAGCAGGAGCAGGGCACGGTCACCGCTCTTGCACTGCCGCCGGACGGCGCGCCGCCCACGGTGCTGGGGAGCCGGCCCACCGGCGGCGCCGGGCCCTGTCATCTCTCGGTGCATCCCAGCGGACGCTGGCTGCTCAGCGCCAACTATCTGTCCGGCAGCGTGGCCGTGCATCCCATCGACCAGGACAGCGGCGCCTTGGGTGAGCCTACGGATCTGGTCGTCCACTCCAGCCCGCCGCCCGGTCCCGGGCAGGACGGGCCGCACGCCCACCAGGTCATCACCAGCCCGGACGGCGGCCATCTGCTGGCCGTCGATCTCGGCAACGACACCGTGTATACGTATCGGCTGGACGCGTCGGCCGGGAAGCTCACCCGGGTGTCGTACGCGACACTGCGCCCCGGGGCCGGGCCCCGGCATCTGACCTTCCACCCTTCGGGCGCCTTCGCCTACTTGGCGAACGAGGTCGACAACACCCTGGTGGTCTGCGGTTATGCCCCGGGCAGCGGGCGGCTGACGCCCGGCGAACCGCAGCCCACCGGGACGGGCGACGGCACCAGCTATCCGGCGCAGGTGCTGGTCACCCGGGACGGCGGCTTCGCGTATCTCGCCAATCGGGGCCACAACAGCCTCACCCGTTACGCCGTGGAGGCGGGCGGGGCGCGGCTGCGGCTGCTGGACACGGTGCCGGTGGGTGGCGACTTCCCCCGGCAGATCGCGTTCTCACCGGACGAGCGGCTGCTGTTCGCGGCGAACCAGAAGTCGGGGGCGGTGACGGTGTTCTCGGTGAACGCGGGCACGGGGGCGCTTGAGCGCGTGGGCGAGTCGTTCGCGGCCCCGATGCCGGTGTGTGTACTGCCCATGTGA